A section of the Subtercola frigoramans genome encodes:
- the rplV gene encoding 50S ribosomal protein L22, with amino-acid sequence MVESIARVRHIRVTPMKARRVVNLIRGKQAMEALAILKFAPQGASEPVYKLVASAIANAKVKADASNSYLDEQDLFVTAAFVDEGTTLKRFQPRAQGRAFQILKRSSHITVVLSTPDETEAAVKGSQKAGKK; translated from the coding sequence ATGGTGGAGTCGATCGCACGCGTGCGTCACATCCGCGTCACCCCCATGAAAGCTCGTCGCGTCGTCAACCTGATTCGCGGCAAGCAGGCCATGGAGGCCCTGGCAATCCTGAAATTCGCCCCGCAGGGCGCGAGTGAGCCTGTTTACAAGCTCGTCGCCTCAGCGATTGCGAACGCGAAGGTCAAGGCCGATGCAAGCAACAGCTACCTCGACGAGCAGGACCTGTTCGTCACGGCGGCATTCGTCGATGAGGGCACGACCCTCAAGCGTTTCCAGCCCCGTGCACAGGGACGCGCATTCCAGATCCTGAAGCGCTCCAGTCACATCACCGTGGTCCTCTCCACGCCCGATGAGACCGAAGCAG